A region of the Flavobacteriaceae bacterium MAR_2010_188 genome:
TGTTGTCTGCGATTCCGAGGATGTAATTGTATAAGTTTTTATTCATTTTTTAATACTATAACTTGAAGTTGAAGTTGAAGTTGAATTTATTTAGAGTTTTTCAACATCGTTACAACTATTCTAATTAATTGGTCGATTTCGTTCTTTAATTCACTCAAATTAGTTTTAGGAAATAATCCTGCCTTACTTTGAATGTTAAGATTTCTTTCGCACTCTCTCAGCTCTTTCAAGCATATTCTTAATTTATTTATTTTATCTTTTGAAGTACCAGCTCCTAATACTTCTCCATAATTTAAAGCGGAAGAACATGATGAACGGATAAGTTGCTTTGCTAGATAATCGCCGG
Encoded here:
- a CDS encoding four helix bundle protein encodes the protein MSEARYDLSDRLESFAANIIMLYDKRPESYSGDYLAKQLIRSSCSSALNYGEVLGAGTSKDKINKLRICLKELRECERNLNIQSKAGLFPKTNLSELKNEIDQLIRIVVTMLKNSK